ACGAACCATCACCGAGAAGCGTGCCCCGTTCAACGCTGCCGTCTTCTACGGACCACCGCCTGAGGGGACGATCGATTGGGAGCTACTGAGCGAGCGGATCCCAAAAGCGACCGAAGAGTACAGGGACGTAGATGAGGACGCGGTCATCACCGTCTTTCAGACGGCGTTCGAACTCGTCGAACCCGGACGCCCGCTGGTCGCCGTCGAGTTCGAATCGGACGTAACACGGTTCGTCGTCGATCTCGAAACGTGGCCCGACCGGACCGACACGGGGGATGATCCGAGATACCACGTCCGGATCCGACGGTACTCGTGGCAGGATTCGGTGGCGCCGGCGACCGAGACCGCGATCGAGGTTCCCGGGTTCGGGAGTTTCGATCACGTCGAGTGAGCCTACCGTGGCGAGGGTTCCGCTTCCTCGCGGGCGAGACACTCCGCCAGCGGCTCGATGATCTCGTCGGCCACGGTGTAGGGATCGGTCTCGCGGGCGACGATCCGGTCGACCAGCTCCTCGATCCCGCCGCGGCGCTCGATCTCACCCTCCAGCAGACGGCCGGCGTCCTCACGTAACAGGGTACGCACCTCCTCGGCATACCGGGTGCGGGCTTTCGCTTCGAGCGTGCCCGAGGATTCGAGATAGGTTCGATGGTCCGCGAACGTTTCGACGAGGGCATCGAGCCCCTCGCCGCTCGTCGCGACCGTCTCGACGATTTCGGGGGTCCACTCGCCGTTATCGCGGCCTTCGAGCATCTCCGAGAGCTGTTTCACGGTTCTGTCGGCACCGGGCATGTCGGCCTTGTTCACCACGAAGACATCGCCGATTTCGAGGATCCCGGCTTTGAGCATCTGGATGTCGTCGCCGCTTTCGGGCTGGACGAGCACGGCGACCGTGTCGGCGGTCCGGACGATGTCGACCTCGTTCTGACCCGCACCGACCGTCTCGACGATGATCCGGTCGATCCCGAAGGCGTCGAAGGCCGTGATCGCGTCGCCGGTCGCCGTCGAGAGTCCGCCTAACTGCCCGCGGGCGCTCATCGAGCGGACGAAGGTGTCCATATCGCCCGTGGTCGAGGCCATGCGGATCCGGTCGCCCAGCACCGCCCCGCCCGTATAGGGCGAGGATGGGTCGACGGCGATCACGCCGACGGTCAGGCCCTCGTCGCGGTAGGCCTTCGCGAGTTTATCGACGAGGGTGGACTTGCCCGCGCCGGGGCTGCCCGTGATCCCGATGACCTCGGCGTCGCCCGTGTGCTCGTGGAGCGCGGCCACCAGATCGCGATAGCCCGGCGAACGGTTCTCGATCCGCGTGATCGCCCGCGCGAGCGCCCGATATCGGCCGTCGAGCAGGTCTCCAACGAGGTCCGTGTCGCCGCCGCTCATCGCTCGGGAGCGTTCTCGCGGACGAACTCGATGGTGTCGCTCATGGGCGTTCCCGGTCCGAAGATGGCGTCGACACCCGCCTCCTGAAGCGGCTCTTTGTCCTTATCGGGGATCACGCCCCCGAGAATGATCAGCGTGTCCTCGAAGGCGCCGTACTCCTCGAGTCCGGCGACGATCTTCGGGACGAGCGTGTTGTGCGCTCCCGAGAGGATCGAAATGCCGAGTACGTCGACGTCCTCTTGGACCGCGGCCTGGACGATCTCGTCGGGCGCGTTGTGCAGCCCCGAGTAGATGACCTCGAAGCCCGCGTCGCGAAACGCCCGTGAGATGACGTGTGCACCGCGATCGTGGCCGTCGAGACCGACCTTCGCGACGAGACACCGGATCGCCCGCTGGTCCTCTTCGACGCTCACTTCGACCGCCTCCAGTCGGTGTTCATGGCCGTACTTTTCTGCCGAAGGGTTTTACTGTAACGGACGTCCGTGAGAGAGACGGCGGGCACCGCCGAGAAACCGGATTCGGTTATTTATTCGGATCGTTTCATCCCGTTCGGTTTCTGAGAAACGTAATACGATCCCGGTGTATAGTCCTCGCGTGGCCGTTTCAGTCCGAATCACCGGCTCCCGGCGTATCGAGTTCTCCGTCGACGAGGTGACGGGAGCGGTCGGTGATTCGCTTACGGTGTTGCCGATCGTCGTCGCGCTGGCGCTGTTGACCGAGATCTCGCTTCCCCACGTCCTGGTCGCCTTCGGGGTCTTCCAGATCGTGTGGGGCGTGTGGTACGGCCTGCCCGTTTCGGTCGAACCCATGAAGGCGCTGGCGGCGCTCGCGATCGCCGGGGCGCTCTCGTATGCGGAACTCGCGCTGGCGGGCCTCGTGTTGGGCGTCGTGTTGCTGGCGGTCGGCTATACGGGCGCGCTCTCGGTCGTCGAGCGCTGGATCGGCGAACCGGTGGTTCGCGGGATCCAGTTCGCCGTCGGGTTGCTCCTGTTGGAAACCGGCGTCTCGCTGGCGGCCGAGAGCCCCCCGCTCGCGGCGGTCGGATTGGTGGTCGCACTCGTCGTCATCGCACTCGGCTACAGGAATGCGAGCGCGCTCGTCGTACTCGGGGTCGGAGCGGCGATCGCGCTCGGGACGGCCGGCGTGCCTGCGGTTCAGTCGCCCGGCCTGCCGCCGGTTCCGGCCCTGGGGAGTGCGCTGACCTGGGGCGTGGTCGACGGGATCGTCGCCCAGTTCGCGATGACCATCGGCAACGCCGCGCTCGCGACGTCGCTGCTGTTCTCCGATCTGTTCGACCGGGAGGTCCCCGCCGACGTCCTCGCGGGAAGTATGGGCGTGACGAACCTCCTTGCCGTGCCGCTTGGCGGGATCCCGATGTGTCACGGCTGTGATGGCGTCGCGGGCAAGTACGAGTTCGGCGCACGCACCGGCGGCGCGAACGTGATCCTCGGAATCGGCTATCTCGCGCTCGCCTTGGTGGCGACCGGCGCGCTCGTGGCCGCATTCCCGGTCGCGATGCTCGGGGTGTTGCTCGCACTCGTCGCGATCTCGCTTGGAAGCAGCGTGAGAAAATCCTCGAACGTCGCCCTGTCGGTCGGAATCGGCCTGCTCGCGCTCGTCTGGAACGTGGGAATCGCCTTCGCGCTCGGGATCTGCGCTCACCTCGTCGTCGAGCGCTACCGCCGAGGCGCGTGATCCGTCACGGGTCGGCCGGAACGACTTCGGTCGACTGGATCCACGCCTGGTCGTTGTCGGCGTCTTGGATCACGGCGATCGTCCGCGACTCGTGTCGGTATTCGCTGTAGCGATATCGCGTCCCCTCCCATGGGTTCTCGGTCGGTTCGTCGGCCACACCGACCCTCGGAGAGTTGGTGTGATAAACGTTCGCATATCAATCGGTCTCGGGCAGCGCGTACGCGCCGACGAGGAAGAAGACGACTGCGAGCGCCGTGAGGACCGCCAGATCCGCGAGCCACGGCCCGCCGGAGACGGTAGCCGCGCGCACGCCCCGCGAGAAATAGGTGAGGGGAAGGAGGTCGATCACCGGCCCCATCCACTCGGGAAGGAGCGTCGGCGGGACGAACGTCTCGGCGAGAAACAGCATGGGCAGGGCGATAGTGTTCGCGGCGGCGATCACGCCGTCCTGGGAGTCCGCGACCCGCCCGAGGATCGCGCCGATGCCACAGAAGACGGCGGTGCCGATCACGACGAACGGGAGCAAGAGGGGCGAAAATACGAAGGTGGCGTCGGTCAGCAACCAGAGCACGCCAAGGAGGATCGCGCTGGCGACCCCGACGAGGATCGCGTTCACGAGAGTGTGTGCGAGCAGCCACTCGGTCCTGCTCAAGGGCGTGGTCGCCAGTTTCTCGAAGCGGTTGCCGTCCCGATGGCGCGCGACGGTGCTCCCGACCCGCGACAGCGGGGTAAAGAGGACGACGACCGCGAGATACCCCGGCAGGTAGTACTCCGGCGGCTCCGTAAAGAGGCCCCCGCCCGTGGGGTCGGTGGTCACGAGCGCTCCGAAGATGACGATCAGGAGGACCGGAAAGAAGAAGGTGAAAAAGACTGCCGTCCGACGGCGGATAAAGGAGTGCCACGCGGCGACGAACTCCGCTCGGGTGCGCGCGAACGAGTTCATTGGGCACCTCCGACCGTCGCCGGCTCCTCGGGGGCCCGCTCGTCGGCGAGTTCGAGGTAGACGTCCTCCAGTGTGGGTTGGGTCCAGGCGAGCGATTCGTACTCGACGCCGGCGCGTTCGAGGGCCCGTACGGCCGTAGCGATCCCCTCGGGGTCGATCCCGTGGATCGTGAGTTCGCCCCGCGTGGCCGAGACCCGATACCCGCTGCCCGCGAGCGCGTCGGGTCCGGCGTCGGTCTCGACGACCAGCCGGCTCTCGCCGCCGTGTGTCGCGACGAGCGAGTCGGGAGAACCGACTTCGACGAGTCGGCCGTCTGCGAGCAGCCCCACCCGGTCGGCGAGCGCCTCGGCCTCGGCCATGTTGTGGGTCGTGAGAAGGACGGTCGTTCCCCCGTCGGCGAGGTCGCCGATCAGCGCCCAGAGGTCCCGCCGGCCCGCGGGGTCGATCCCGGTCGTGGGTTCGTCGAGAAAGAGCAGGTCGGGGTCGTTGACCAGCGCCGAGCCCACGCAGATCCGGCGTTGCTGCCCGCCCGAGAGGGTCTCGTACCACGCGTCGGCCTCGTCGGCCATTCCGACCTCCGAAAGCACGTCCTCGACCGGCCGCGACTCGTCGTAGAGGCCGGCGTAGTACGCGAGCAGTTCGCGGCCGGTCAGCCGTTCGGGTGGTGAGAACGCCTGTGGAAGTAACGAGATGCGATTCTCGTCGAGCGCGCCGAGCGGGGCGCCGAAGACGGACACCTCGCCGGCATCGGGCGTCGTCGTTCCGGTCAGCGCCCGGACGAGCGTGGTCTTTCCCGCACCGTTGGGGCCGATAAGCGCGAACACCTCGCCGCGTTCGACGGCCAGCGAGACGCCGTCGAGCGCGGCGGTGTCGCCGTAGGACCGCGAGAGGTCCTCGGCGACGAGCGCGTTGTCCATATCGGGTGGAAGTAGCGAGGCCGTCCTAAGGGGTTCGATCCCGGGGCGCTACCGGCGTTGGTATCTGTTTCGGATCAGGATCGCCGCGGCGTTCATCGAGAGCATCACCGCCAGAAGGGTGACGACGCCTGCGGCGAGCACGCCGTACCGGAACTCGGGGCTCGGCATGGCCGACCACGTGTAGATCTGGCGCGGCATCGCACTGAACCGGGCCAGAAAGCCCGCGGGCGGGTTATAAATCGTCGCGGCCGCACCGATCATCAACAGTGGGGCCGTCTCGCCGATCGCGCGCCCGAACGCGAGGATCGTTCCGGTCAGGATACCGGGAAGGGCCCCCGGCAGGACGACGTTACGAGTTGTCTGCCAGCGAGTCGCGCCCATCGCAAGGGACGCTTCGCGCTGTGAGTCCGGCACGCTGTCGATCGCCTCCTGTGCGGAGATGATGACGATCGGAAGGATCAGTAGGCCAACAGCCATGCCGCCGACGAGAACGCTCCCGTAAGGGAGGGTAAAAACGCGGATAAACAGCGCGAGGCCGAGTAGCCCGTATACGACGGACGGAACGCCCGCGAGGTTCGCGATGTTGAGTTGGATCAGTTCCGTGAACCGGTTCTGCGGGGCGTACTCGACGAGGTACAGCGCCGCACCCACACCGATGGGAACCGTCGCCACTGCGACAACGATCATCATCATGATCGACCCGATGAGTGCGGGATAGATCCCCGCTTCATCGGGGAAGCGCGACGGAGCACTCGTCAGGAACTGCCAATCGAGCCACCGTGGGGTGTTCGGCTGTGTGAGCGCGAATGCATCGAGCGTAACGTACACGAGCAGGACCCCGACCATCAGGATGCCAAACAGCGTCGCGCCAAGGCAGACTCCCTGAAAGATTCGCCCACGCCAGTCACCGGAGCCACCGGTGTCGAACCAGTCGTCGGTCTGTGTCTGTGCGTTGTTTCCTGCCATCTATCTGTCCTCCATTAGCGGTACTCCTCCTGATATCTGCTTGCGACCCATTCCGCGGTGAGGTTCATCAGGAAGGTAATCACAAATAGCGTCAGTCCGATCGCGAACAGCGCGCTATATGCGGTCGTGCCGGCCGAAACGTCACTGGTTCCGAGCTGGACCATTGCCGCGGTCATCGTCTGGCCCGATTCGAGCAGTATGCCCGGGAAGCTCTCGAACGAGAACATCCGTGAGCGCTGGCCCATTGCGACCGCCACAATCATCGTCTCGCCGATCGCCCGTGAGAGAGCGAGGATGAACGCCGAGAAGATGCCTGAAGCAGCCGCGGGAACGACGACCCCCGTCGAGACCTCGAACTTCGTCGCGCCAAGCCCGTAGCCCGCCTGCCGGAGCTCGTCGGGGACGGCGCTCATCGCGTCCTCGCTCAGCGAGGAGACCATCGGGATGATCATGACGCCGACCATGATCGAGGCCGAAAGGACGTTGAACGTCCCGACGTTCAGCCCGACCGAGTCGAGGACCGGCGTGATGTATACGAGCCCGAAGTAGCCGTAGACGACCGTCGGGATCCCCGCAAGCACTTCGAGTGCGGGCTTGATCACCGATCGGATACGCGAACTCGCGTACTCCGAGAGGTATATCGCTGCGGCGAGCCCGACGGGGATGGCGATCAACGCCGACAGTACCGTCACGAGCAGCGTCCCAGTGACGAGCGGTAGCACGCCGAACTGGTTCGGCTCGATCGCGGGCGACCACTCGGACCCGAGGAGGAACGTCAGGGGGGAGACATCCCGGAAAAAGCCGATCGCGTCCGCTGTGAGCGTATAGATGATCCCCAACGTTACGAATACCGAGATCACAGCGGAGATAAACAGCAGGGTTTCGATCACTCGCTCTTCAAGCGAACGGCTGGCGCCGTCTTCGAGATCGAGTGTGTCGGTTTCCGTACTCATCTGTTATCAGCTATGTACTGTGATTATGCGCCGCTGCTGTTGTTGCTAGCGTTGCCGCTATCGTCGTTGCTGTTGTTACTGGCGTTGCCGCTGTCGCCGCTAGCACCTCCACCGACGACCTCATCGATCGTCGAGAGGTTTTCCTCGACCATGCTCTCGTTGGCCGGGACGTAGCCGATCTCGCTGACGAGGTCCGACGAGGAGTTGTTGATGTAGAACCGGACGAACTCCTCGACTGCCTGGTTCTCCTGCAGCGAGCTTTCGGAGACGTAGATGAACAGCGGTCGGGCGAGCGGGTAGTCACCGGCCTGTGCGGTTTCAAGGCTCGGCTCGACACAGCTGCCGTTACCGCCGTCGATCGAGAGGCCCTTGATCCGGTCCTGGTTCTCATCGTAGTAGGCGTATCCGAAGTAGCCCATCGCGTTCTCCGAGCCCTCGATGCCCTGAACGATGATGTTGTCCTGCTCGGTGCTCTCGTAATCGGAGCGGTGCGAGCCTCCCTCACCGATGACGGTCTCGGTGAAGAAGTCGAAGGTACCGGAGGTGGTCGCCGGGCCGTAGAGCTCGAAGGGCTGGTCCGGCCAGTCGTCGCGGACGTCGGACCACTGCTGGGCGCCGTTAGGGCCCCAGATCTGGGCGAGCTCCTCAAAGGTGACACAATCGACCCAGTCGGCGTTGTTGTTGACCGCAAAGGTCAGCGCGTCGCTACCGACCTGCATCTCGATCGGGGTGATGTCGTTCTCCTCGGCGGCCTGCTGTTCCTCCTCGCTGATCTCTCGCGAGGCCCCGTTGATGTCCGAATCGCCGGGGATGAACGCGTTCTCGAAGCCGCCACCGGTCCCGGTCGAGTCGACCGAGATGTTGACGTCGGGGTTCTCCCGCTGGAACTCCTCGGCCATCGCCTGCGAGATCGGGTAGACGGTACTGCTACCGGCGATGATAACCTGACCCGAAACCGAGCCGCTACCCGAACCATTGCCGCTCGACGAGCCACCGGACCCGTTGCCACCCTCGCCCCCGTTTCCACCGCTACACCCAGCGATCGAGATCGCAACGGCCGCCCCTCCGGTCGCAAGGAGCTCCCGGCGCGATACCGCTTCGACACGAGTCTTGCTTGGATCGTCTGCCATCACGTAACCCATTCGACGGATACGGGAAATACCATGCTATGAGTAATATATATTCGACAATATCTATATATCTAAGTACGGGTAGCCGTCGGCGCTCCGAACCGTGAGTCACGCCGAGACCGTGCTACGTGGGAGCCTCGTTGCCGATGGTGGTATCGTTGCCGGCAGGACTGAGGTATTGAATTTGATACGAATGTTAATAGAGCGTTTCGACCCCTCAATATATATTCGTCTACGTCGGCGCTTGCGCGGATGCAGTCGCCCGAACCCGAAGCGTTGGCCGGGACGGTGAGCGTTTAGGTGATCGCGCCGACAGGGGACGTATGGAGTATCACAGCCTCGGATCGACGGGCACGCAAGTCTCGGAACTCTGTTTCGGCACCTGGCGGTTCGGCAAGGAGAGCAACGGCACCGTCGAAACCGACAGAGAACAAGCCCACGACCTCCTCGATACGGCCTGGGAGCACGGTGTCAACTTCATCGACACCGCGAACGTCTATGGCACCCCCAACGGGACCAGCGAGGAGTACATCGGCGAGTGGCTCGCCGAGCACGACCGCGAGGACTTCGTGCTCGCCTCGAAGGTCTACTTCCCCTTTGACGGCTGGGGAGAACCCGGGCCGAACGATTCGGGGCTGGGACGCAAGCACATCCGCGCACAGGTCGAGGGCACGCTGGACAGGCTCGGTACTGATTACCTCGATCTGTACTACGTCCACCGTTTCGACGAGGACACGCCCATCGAGGAGACGCTTTCCGCGCTCGATACGCTGGTCGAGAAGGGCAAGGTCAACTACCTCGGCGCGAGCACGATGGCCGCCTGGCAGCTGACGAAGGCGCTGTGGAAGAGCGAGGTCAACAGCTTCGAGCGCTTCGAGGTCACCCAGCCGCTCTTTCACGCGGCGTATCGCGACGACGTCGCGGACTACCTCGACGTGGCGGCCGATCAGGATCTGGCGGTCTGTCCGTACTCGCCACTGGCGGGCGGATTCCTCACCGGCAAGTACGAACGCGAGGGCGAGGAGGTCGTCGGCCCCGAGGGCTCGCGCGCGGACCTCGACGACCGCTTCGAGGACTACTACGTCTCCGAGCGCGGTTGGCAGGTCTTAGAGGAGATCCGCGCGGTCGCCGACGAGGAGGGCGCGACCCCCGCCCAGGTCTCACTGCGCTGGCTGATGGACCAAGAGGCGTTCTCGTGTACGCCGATCGTCGGCGCGCGCACGACCGGCCAACTCGAGGAGAACGTCGGAGCGGTCGAAGTAGAGCTCTCGGACCAGCAGCGCGCACGGATCGACGACGCGCGCTACGAGGAAGAGGGGCGGCGCTTCGGTCACTAACCGCGACGTTCTCGTCGTTTTCGCCGCCAGCGCTCCTCGGAGTTCTCGCCGTCATCGCCCCCGTGCTCGCGCTTGAACGGCCGCCAGTACAGCAGGACGATAGTGACGAGGAAGATCGCAGTACCGGCAACGTACGACTGGAGGCTCGTAGCCACCGCGGTCCCCGCGCTGCCGAACGCGCCGACGAAGATCGGCGCGATCAGCGGCCAGACACACGAGAAACACGAAAAGAGGCCGATGACGCCGCCGATCGCGGAGCCCGCGGCGTCGATCAGGGTCGCGTAGACGAGATACGAGAGGGCGAGGTAGCCGACGACGAGGAACGGAACGAACGTCGCGCGGACAAGCGGGCCGTTATACGAGACGACGGGTCCGATCCCCGGGGAGGGCATCGAGACGTCGACCCCGGTGGGGAGCTGTGGAACCCCCGTCCAGAGCAGCCCCCCCAGCACGAACAGCGCGAGGAGGTAACCCCCGGCGACGACACCCGCGAGATACCGGTGGCGCGGTGCGCGCGGGTCGGGATTCGTCCGCACGATGGCCCACAGCCCGACGTTGATCCAGATGAAGGGGTAGACGACCGCGAAGACGCTATCGACGCGGACGTCAGCGAGGAGGTGATAGACCAACAGAACGGCGAGTTCGGTGTTGACCAGCAGGCCCCCGTACAGCAGCGTCGCGGTCCGCGGTCGGAAGCGTTCGGGGAGCGCGTCGAAAGAGAGCGTATCGGTTCGAGTCATAGCACGAGCGCGTCGACGATGATGGCGAACAGCAGCGCGCCCAGATACGCGTTCGAGGCGTGGAACGAGCGCATTGCCGCCTCGCGGGTCTGTTCGCGGTGCAGCGCCATCACTTCCCGCAGGAAGATCGCCCCGAAAACGACGCTGGTCGCAGCGAAAAGCCAGCCCAGCGTGTCAACCGCGGCGAGCAGGCTCGCGGCGATCAGCGTCGCGCCCAGATAGTAGACGATGTGTTTTCTGGTGAGGCGCTCGCCACGAACGACGGGCATCATCGGGAACCCGCCGCGGGCGTAGTCGTCCTTGTACGCGAGCGCGAGGTTGTAGAAATGCGCGGGCGTCCAACAGAAGATCACGCCAGCGAGCACGAGCGCCGGCAGGCCGATCTCCCCCGTCGCAGCGGCCCAGCCGATCAAGGCGGGCAACGCGCCCGCCGCACCGCCGATGACGGTGTTCTGGACGGTGTTCGGTTTGAGAACCAGCGTGTAGATCACGCTATAGAAGACGATCGCGGTCAGTCCCAGCAGGGCCGCGAGCGCGTTGACGAAGACGTAGAAGGTCCCGAGCGAAGCGAGCCCCAGGAGCGCACCGAACGCCAGCGCGTGGCTCACCGGGACGATCTCGGTCGCGAGCGGGCGGTCGGCGGTGCGTTTCATCCGCTGGTCGACGTCGCGTTCGAGTACGTGATTGAAGGTACCGCTCGCGCCGATGGCGAGTACGCCACCCAGAAGGGTGGCGACGATGGTGACGACCGGGAGGTTCGGACCGGCCGCAAGCGTCATCGCCGCGGCCGCGACCAGACAGAGCAGCCACATCAGCCGCGGCTTCATCAGGCTGTAGTACGCGCCCAGGGTCGCACGCAACCCGCCTGTCGGTCGTGGCGTTGCGGACTCCGGGGTCGCTTCGGTGGGGGGCGATTTCGTGAGCGGTTCGTCGCGTTCGCGGGTCGGGAACCGCCGTTCGAGCGACCACGCCAGACCGAGCAAGAGGCCACCGAAGATGGCCGTCCCGATCAGCAGGTGGAGCGCCGACACCATCGGGGGTGCGCCGGTCGTTGCGACGACCGCGCCGATCCCGATCTGGACGGGGTAGAGGACGGCGGGGATCCCGAGAGCCGTGCGGATCCGCGTCGAACCGGTTCGCCAGCCGACGACGGCGCTCGCGAGGACGCCGACCCCGACCAGCGCCGCAAGCAGTCGGTGTGTCCAGGCGATGGTCACCGCGGCACCCGTAAAGGGATACCCGCCGTTGCAGGCGGGCCACGTCGAACACGCGGCGGTGGCGTCGGTGAGCGCGGTCGTCGCGCCCGCGATCACCAGTAGGTACGCCCCCATCGCGGTCGCGGCGAGCACGCCGAGAGACCGGGATCCGTCGCCAAGCGATTCCGTGGACACGTCTAGGTAATCGTTGGAGCGGGCGTACTTAGAGGCCGCGATGTGACCGCCCCCGCTCGAAAACGCACACATTTATGCTCGCCCTCACAAAGGACGCGGTATGGAACGGAGCCGGCGCGCCCTCGTGGGGATCCTCTGTCTCGGGCTGTTCGCGCTCGTTGCAGAGCCCGCCGCGGCGCAGACCTCTATCAACGATCAACTCATCGGCAACCTGAACAACGCGCTCCTGTACGCCGCGATCCCGATCACGATCCTGGTGCAGGCGATCCTGATCTACGCGGTGTTCAAGTTCCGGAACAACGACGACCCCAAACCGACCCAGGAGAACCGTCGCTTGGAGATCACGTGGACGGTCGCGACCGCGATCGTGTTGCTGTTCGTCGGGCTGGCGTCCTATCAGGTGATGGCCGATCCCTTCATCACCGCCCAGAACGACGACGTGCCCGACGAGGCCGACGTCGAGATCGAGGTCGTCGCGTTCAACTACGGCTGGAACTTCAACTACCAGGACGAGGGCATCCAGACGACCGGCCAGGCGACGATCCCGACCGACACCCAGATCTACTTCAACGTGGGCGCTGATGCCGAGCAAAACTCCTACATACACGGGTTTCACGTTCCCGATCTCGGGCTGAAACAGGACGCCAACCCCGGCCAGCGAAACATGGTGAAGACCGAAGTCTACGAGGAAGGCGAGTACCAGGGCTACTGCTCGAAGTACTGTGGCGTGGGCCACTCGAACATGTACTTCACCATCAA
The DNA window shown above is from Halalkalicoccus jeotgali B3 and carries:
- a CDS encoding PstS family phosphate ABC transporter substrate-binding protein, whose translation is MADDPSKTRVEAVSRRELLATGGAAVAISIAGCSGGNGGEGGNGSGGSSSGNGSGSGSVSGQVIIAGSSTVYPISQAMAEEFQRENPDVNISVDSTGTGGGFENAFIPGDSDINGASREISEEEQQAAEENDITPIEMQVGSDALTFAVNNNADWVDCVTFEELAQIWGPNGAQQWSDVRDDWPDQPFELYGPATTSGTFDFFTETVIGEGGSHRSDYESTEQDNIIVQGIEGSENAMGYFGYAYYDENQDRIKGLSIDGGNGSCVEPSLETAQAGDYPLARPLFIYVSESSLQENQAVEEFVRFYINNSSSDLVSEIGYVPANESMVEENLSTIDEVVGGGASGDSGNASNNSNDDSGNASNNSSGA
- the meaB gene encoding methylmalonyl Co-A mutase-associated GTPase MeaB, with protein sequence MSGGDTDLVGDLLDGRYRALARAITRIENRSPGYRDLVAALHEHTGDAEVIGITGSPGAGKSTLVDKLAKAYRDEGLTVGVIAVDPSSPYTGGAVLGDRIRMASTTGDMDTFVRSMSARGQLGGLSTATGDAITAFDAFGIDRIIVETVGAGQNEVDIVRTADTVAVLVQPESGDDIQMLKAGILEIGDVFVVNKADMPGADRTVKQLSEMLEGRDNGEWTPEIVETVATSGEGLDALVETFADHRTYLESSGTLEAKARTRYAEEVRTLLREDAGRLLEGEIERRGGIEELVDRIVARETDPYTVADEIIEPLAECLAREEAEPSPR
- a CDS encoding putative sulfate/molybdate transporter produces the protein MAVSVRITGSRRIEFSVDEVTGAVGDSLTVLPIVVALALLTEISLPHVLVAFGVFQIVWGVWYGLPVSVEPMKALAALAIAGALSYAELALAGLVLGVVLLAVGYTGALSVVERWIGEPVVRGIQFAVGLLLLETGVSLAAESPPLAAVGLVVALVVIALGYRNASALVVLGVGAAIALGTAGVPAVQSPGLPPVPALGSALTWGVVDGIVAQFAMTIGNAALATSLLFSDLFDREVPADVLAGSMGVTNLLAVPLGGIPMCHGCDGVAGKYEFGARTGGANVILGIGYLALALVATGALVAAFPVAMLGVLLALVAISLGSSVRKSSNVALSVGIGLLALVWNVGIAFALGICAHLVVERYRRGA
- the pstC gene encoding phosphate ABC transporter permease subunit PstC: MSTETDTLDLEDGASRSLEERVIETLLFISAVISVFVTLGIIYTLTADAIGFFRDVSPLTFLLGSEWSPAIEPNQFGVLPLVTGTLLVTVLSALIAIPVGLAAAIYLSEYASSRIRSVIKPALEVLAGIPTVVYGYFGLVYITPVLDSVGLNVGTFNVLSASIMVGVMIIPMVSSLSEDAMSAVPDELRQAGYGLGATKFEVSTGVVVPAAASGIFSAFILALSRAIGETMIVAVAMGQRSRMFSFESFPGILLESGQTMTAAMVQLGTSDVSAGTTAYSALFAIGLTLFVITFLMNLTAEWVASRYQEEYR
- the pstA gene encoding phosphate ABC transporter permease PstA, encoding MAGNNAQTQTDDWFDTGGSGDWRGRIFQGVCLGATLFGILMVGVLLVYVTLDAFALTQPNTPRWLDWQFLTSAPSRFPDEAGIYPALIGSIMMMIVVAVATVPIGVGAALYLVEYAPQNRFTELIQLNIANLAGVPSVVYGLLGLALFIRVFTLPYGSVLVGGMAVGLLILPIVIISAQEAIDSVPDSQREASLAMGATRWQTTRNVVLPGALPGILTGTILAFGRAIGETAPLLMIGAAATIYNPPAGFLARFSAMPRQIYTWSAMPSPEFRYGVLAAGVVTLLAVMLSMNAAAILIRNRYQRR
- a CDS encoding DUF7546 family protein: MTRTDTLSFDALPERFRPRTATLLYGGLLVNTELAVLLVYHLLADVRVDSVFAVVYPFIWINVGLWAIVRTNPDPRAPRHRYLAGVVAGGYLLALFVLGGLLWTGVPQLPTGVDVSMPSPGIGPVVSYNGPLVRATFVPFLVVGYLALSYLVYATLIDAAGSAIGGVIGLFSCFSCVWPLIAPIFVGAFGSAGTAVATSLQSYVAGTAIFLVTIVLLYWRPFKREHGGDDGENSEERWRRKRRERRG
- a CDS encoding ABC transporter ATP-binding protein, yielding MDNALVAEDLSRSYGDTAALDGVSLAVERGEVFALIGPNGAGKTTLVRALTGTTTPDAGEVSVFGAPLGALDENRISLLPQAFSPPERLTGRELLAYYAGLYDESRPVEDVLSEVGMADEADAWYETLSGGQQRRICVGSALVNDPDLLFLDEPTTGIDPAGRRDLWALIGDLADGGTTVLLTTHNMAEAEALADRVGLLADGRLVEVGSPDSLVATHGGESRLVVETDAGPDALAGSGYRVSATRGELTIHGIDPEGIATAVRALERAGVEYESLAWTQPTLEDVYLELADERAPEEPATVGGAQ
- a CDS encoding aldo/keto reductase, yielding MEYHSLGSTGTQVSELCFGTWRFGKESNGTVETDREQAHDLLDTAWEHGVNFIDTANVYGTPNGTSEEYIGEWLAEHDREDFVLASKVYFPFDGWGEPGPNDSGLGRKHIRAQVEGTLDRLGTDYLDLYYVHRFDEDTPIEETLSALDTLVEKGKVNYLGASTMAAWQLTKALWKSEVNSFERFEVTQPLFHAAYRDDVADYLDVAADQDLAVCPYSPLAGGFLTGKYEREGEEVVGPEGSRADLDDRFEDYYVSERGWQVLEEIRAVADEEGATPAQVSLRWLMDQEAFSCTPIVGARTTGQLEENVGAVEVELSDQQRARIDDARYEEEGRRFGH
- a CDS encoding cobalamin B12-binding domain-containing protein, translating into MSVEEDQRAIRCLVAKVGLDGHDRGAHVISRAFRDAGFEVIYSGLHNAPDEIVQAAVQEDVDVLGISILSGAHNTLVPKIVAGLEEYGAFEDTLIILGGVIPDKDKEPLQEAGVDAIFGPGTPMSDTIEFVRENAPER
- a CDS encoding ABC transporter permease is translated as MNSFARTRAEFVAAWHSFIRRRTAVFFTFFFPVLLIVIFGALVTTDPTGGGLFTEPPEYYLPGYLAVVVLFTPLSRVGSTVARHRDGNRFEKLATTPLSRTEWLLAHTLVNAILVGVASAILLGVLWLLTDATFVFSPLLLPFVVIGTAVFCGIGAILGRVADSQDGVIAAANTIALPMLFLAETFVPPTLLPEWMGPVIDLLPLTYFSRGVRAATVSGGPWLADLAVLTALAVVFFLVGAYALPETD